The following nucleotide sequence is from Streptomyces sp. NBC_00237.
CGCCACCGGCACCCCGATGGGCGTCCCGGCGATGATCGGCATGCTGATGCTCATCGGCATCGTGGTCACCAACGCGATCGTGCTGATCGACCTGATCAACCAGTACCGGGCGCAGGGCCTGGGCGTCGTCGAAGCGGTCGTCGAGGGCGGCCGTCACCGGCTGCGCCCGATCCTGATGACCGCACTGGCGACGATCTTCGCGCTGCTGCCGATGGCCCTGGGCATCACCGGGGAAGGCGGCTTCATCTCCAAGCCGCTCGCCATCGTGGTGATCGGCGGTCTGATCACCTCGACCCTGCTGACGCTCCTCCTGGTCCCGACCCTCTACGCCATGGTGGAGCTCCGCAAGGAGCGCCGTGCGGCGAAGAAGGCGGCCAAGCGGGGCAACGGGCCGAAGGGCCCGGACGCGGGCACCGAGGCGAAGGGCGACGACCGCGAGCCGGTCACCGTCTGATCCCCGCCTGACAAGTGAGCCCTGACAAGTGAGTCCTGAAATGTGAGTAAGGGGCGCCCTCCGGGAGGGCGCCCCTTACTCATGCTCACGTGACCGTCAGACCGTCGGGTCCTCCGGGATCGCGTGCACCTCGACCGGGTCGTTCCCCGGCTTGCCGCCGGGGCCGGGACAGGCGGAGGCGCGTGCGGCGATCTCGTACGCGCGCTCCTCGCTCTTCACGTCCACGACCCAGTACCCCGCGAGGATCGGGCCCTTGACCGCGGGCCCGTCGGTGACCTGCGGTTTCCCGTCCGCACCCGCCCGTACCGTCTTGGCCAGGCCGGGCCCGCCGAGCCCGCGCGCCTCGACCATCTCACCGGCCGAGGTCAGCTCGTTGTTGAGGGCTTCCATGTGGGCGAACATCGCC
It contains:
- a CDS encoding YciI family protein, which gives rise to MLYMIQMNVNSADWDSVMSSYGQEDMQAMFAHMEALNNELTSAGEMVEARGLGGPGLAKTVRAGADGKPQVTDGPAVKGPILAGYWVVDVKSEERAYEIAARASACPGPGGKPGNDPVEVHAIPEDPTV